Proteins co-encoded in one Coriobacterium glomerans PW2 genomic window:
- a CDS encoding XRE family transcriptional regulator, producing MGWRARDATKRSETATIGDSDRPLTEELLHELLSSPDPETYLNAHELLDTTVSRYLGELLASKGMKRIDVVRSSGINETFGYQIFKGQRNASRNKLLQIAIAMGCDLMEVNRLLKIAGVNELYCRNRRDAIIIFCIDRGDSLQKINEELFVRDEETIYNP from the coding sequence ATGGGTTGGCGAGCGCGCGATGCAACGAAGCGATCAGAGACAGCGACCATCGGGGACTCCGATCGACCGCTCACCGAGGAGCTCCTTCATGAGCTGCTCTCCTCACCGGATCCCGAGACCTATCTGAATGCGCATGAGCTGCTCGATACCACGGTGTCGAGATACCTGGGTGAACTGCTGGCGAGCAAGGGCATGAAGCGCATCGACGTCGTGCGCTCCTCCGGCATCAACGAGACATTCGGCTATCAGATCTTCAAGGGCCAGCGCAACGCCTCGCGCAACAAGCTGCTCCAGATCGCGATCGCCATGGGCTGCGATCTCATGGAGGTCAACCGGCTGCTCAAGATCGCCGGTGTAAACGAGCTGTACTGCAGAAACCGACGCGACGCCATCATCATCTTCTGCATCGATCGCGGTGACAGCCTCCAGAAGATCAACGAGGAGCTCTTTGTTCGGGATGAGGAGACGATCTATAACCCCTGA
- a CDS encoding serine/threonine protein kinase: MMEDDLTDYLASLGRDEAFRVERVLKTTACECTEVVYFRGLNGAEMGPFLRKRIDRAAQLGCVYERIFETQRAGRRFLHLPRLSDVYRTERELIIVSEYVPGRSLSEVIDEEGPSERLARRMFPVLCDAVAELHECFDPPVIHRDLTPANIIMADSDGATEVTLIDFGISRVFRATARCDTTHYGTRPYASPEQFGFGQTDVRSDVYSLGAILRLCFTGHPEQTDAAGFESIADAPASISAVIERACSLDPRGRYATARELRRAFERALEPPHSTRTAADAARPPMHLAAEGLVRAPVLAGTFALETDDQAGGESPATSAASHRDLSSILGSIWNTAIVTSLVLFVIGAIELLINPSSSANDGPLWYRATMEFVFILPNLCGIGYLLLDRRRLRSRFRFLAHRSRLLDLRALGILFASTLIMIIVARALVDM, encoded by the coding sequence ATGATGGAAGATGATCTGACAGATTACCTGGCGTCACTCGGCCGCGACGAGGCCTTCCGCGTCGAGCGCGTGCTCAAGACGACTGCCTGCGAGTGCACCGAGGTCGTCTACTTCAGGGGGCTCAACGGAGCCGAGATGGGGCCGTTTCTGCGGAAACGGATCGATCGCGCAGCACAGCTCGGCTGCGTCTACGAGCGCATCTTCGAGACGCAGCGCGCCGGGCGGCGTTTTTTGCACCTGCCTCGATTGAGCGACGTCTACAGGACGGAGCGCGAGCTCATCATCGTGAGCGAGTACGTCCCCGGACGTTCCCTGTCGGAGGTGATCGATGAGGAGGGACCCTCCGAGCGGCTCGCCCGCCGCATGTTCCCGGTGCTGTGCGATGCGGTCGCAGAGCTGCACGAGTGCTTCGATCCCCCTGTCATTCATCGAGACCTCACGCCGGCCAACATCATCATGGCCGACTCTGATGGCGCCACAGAGGTCACCCTTATAGACTTCGGCATCTCTCGCGTCTTTCGCGCGACCGCTCGCTGCGATACCACGCATTACGGCACGCGGCCCTATGCTTCGCCCGAGCAGTTCGGCTTCGGTCAGACCGATGTGAGAAGCGATGTCTATTCCCTGGGTGCCATCCTGCGCCTTTGCTTCACCGGTCATCCGGAGCAGACGGACGCCGCAGGTTTTGAGAGCATCGCCGACGCGCCCGCCTCGATCTCGGCGGTCATCGAGCGGGCCTGCTCGCTCGACCCGCGGGGACGCTACGCGACGGCGCGTGAGCTGCGCCGCGCCTTCGAGCGCGCACTGGAACCGCCTCATTCGACGAGAACAGCAGCCGACGCCGCGCGCCCACCCATGCATCTTGCAGCCGAAGGCCTCGTGCGCGCCCCTGTACTCGCAGGAACGTTCGCGCTTGAGACCGACGATCAAGCCGGGGGCGAATCTCCCGCGACGTCCGCGGCCTCCCATCGCGATCTGTCCTCCATCTTGGGATCGATTTGGAACACCGCGATCGTGACGTCTCTGGTTCTGTTCGTCATCGGTGCGATCGAGTTGTTGATCAATCCGTCCTCGAGTGCGAACGATGGCCCGCTTTGGTATCGAGCGACCATGGAGTTCGTGTTCATCCTGCCCAACCTGTGCGGTATCGGCTATCTCTTGCTCGACAGAAGACGTCTGCGTTCGCGCTTTCGCTTCCTCGCGCATCGAAGCCGTCTGCTCGACCTGCGCGCCCTGGGCATCCTGTTCGCCTCGACGCTGATCATGATCATAGTCGCGCGTGCACTCGTCGATATGTGA